Proteins from a genomic interval of Acidimicrobiales bacterium:
- a CDS encoding family 20 glycosylhydrolase codes for MNLLPRPRHLALGEALVARRPPVARHDASLPAQGYELRIDAGAVHLVAGDEAGEFYGRATLDQLARLHEGHLPVGTVRDWPDFAVRGVMLDISRDKVPTMATLEALVDRLASWKINQVQLYFEHTFAYRGHEEVWRRASPLSAEEVRQLDGYCRARHVELVPNQNCLGHMGRWLAHERYRPLAIAPDGWPDARGHLHAPTTIDPLKPGSLALVRELLAQLLPCFTSERVQVGLDEPWELPPDRIGDYVSWVRTLRDVSELSGREMLIWGDILANHPDTLAELPEGVTVCEWGYEDWHPFADRTAALNKAGVPQWVCPGTSSWLSVLGRVTNMIGNCRAAAGAGRTNGSSGYLTTDWGDMGHLQYLPVSEPGFAYAAAVSWCLDTNADLDLAAALDIHAFHDPAGELGAALLALGDVHRAIAPQFPNISVLVLHLYYPQLQVDRGVSAGMTSEDLRSVEESLAGAVDRLWRSRPERSDGDLVKDELRTAAALVALLCRDGQARLAEDGWLSSVPEATRSNLAAQLRPLIERHRDLWLARNRPGGLDDSVAWLQHLLECYETGVTDRSWGRI; via the coding sequence CTCGGAGAAGCGCTGGTGGCGCGTCGGCCGCCGGTGGCGCGCCACGACGCGTCGCTGCCCGCCCAGGGCTACGAGCTGCGGATCGACGCTGGTGCGGTGCACCTGGTCGCAGGCGACGAGGCCGGCGAATTCTACGGCCGGGCGACGCTCGACCAGCTGGCCCGCCTGCACGAGGGTCACCTCCCAGTCGGCACCGTGCGGGATTGGCCCGACTTCGCGGTCCGGGGGGTCATGCTCGACATCTCCAGGGACAAGGTGCCGACCATGGCGACTCTCGAGGCGCTGGTGGACCGGCTGGCGTCATGGAAGATCAACCAGGTGCAGCTGTACTTCGAGCACACCTTCGCCTATCGGGGCCACGAAGAGGTGTGGCGTCGCGCCAGCCCGCTCAGCGCCGAGGAAGTGCGGCAGCTCGACGGCTACTGCCGGGCGCGCCACGTCGAGCTGGTGCCAAATCAGAACTGCCTGGGTCACATGGGCCGGTGGCTCGCCCACGAGCGGTACCGGCCCCTCGCCATCGCTCCCGACGGCTGGCCCGACGCCCGTGGCCACCTCCACGCGCCGACCACGATCGATCCGCTCAAGCCCGGGTCGCTGGCGCTGGTTCGCGAGCTCCTCGCCCAGCTGCTGCCGTGCTTCACCAGCGAGCGCGTGCAGGTCGGGCTGGACGAGCCGTGGGAGCTTCCGCCGGACCGGATCGGTGACTACGTCAGCTGGGTTCGGACCCTTCGAGACGTGTCGGAGCTGTCGGGCCGGGAGATGTTGATCTGGGGCGACATCCTGGCCAACCACCCCGACACCCTGGCCGAGCTCCCCGAGGGGGTGACGGTGTGCGAGTGGGGCTACGAGGACTGGCATCCCTTCGCCGATCGCACCGCGGCGCTGAACAAGGCCGGGGTGCCGCAGTGGGTGTGCCCCGGGACGTCGAGCTGGCTGAGCGTCCTGGGCCGAGTGACGAACATGATCGGCAACTGCAGGGCGGCCGCCGGGGCGGGGAGGACCAACGGGTCGTCCGGGTATCTCACGACCGACTGGGGCGACATGGGCCACCTCCAGTACCTGCCGGTGAGCGAGCCGGGCTTTGCCTACGCGGCGGCCGTGTCGTGGTGCCTCGACACCAACGCCGACCTCGACCTGGCCGCTGCCCTCGACATCCACGCCTTCCACGACCCCGCCGGTGAGCTGGGCGCCGCCCTCCTCGCCCTCGGCGATGTCCATCGGGCGATCGCACCGCAGTTCCCCAACATCTCGGTGCTCGTCCTCCACCTCTACTACCCCCAGCTTCAAGTCGACCGCGGCGTGAGCGCCGGCATGACGAGCGAGGACCTGCGCAGCGTCGAGGAGTCTCTCGCCGGCGCCGTGGACCGTCTCTGGCGCTCGCGGCCCGAGCGGTCGGACGGGGATCTCGTCAAGGACGAGCTGCGGACGGCCGCCGCGCTTGTTGCGCTGCTGTGTCGTGACGGCCAGGCCCGGCTCGCCGAGGACGGCTGGTTGTCGTCGGTGCCGGAGGCGACGCGCTCGAACCTGGCCGCCCAGCTCCGTCCTCTGATCGAGCGCCACCGCGACCTGTGGCTGGCACGCAACCGACCAGGTGGTCTCGACGACAGCGTGGCCTGGCTGCAGCACCTGCTCGAGTGCTACGAAACCGGCGTCACCGACCGCTCGTGGGGGCGGATCTAG
- a CDS encoding acyl-CoA thioesterase: protein MDGLKFLGLQPTDDPNVWCLPVVPAILSGVGALFGGCGLAAAMEAMEATTGRQTIWATAQYLSFARPPATVSIEVVAMVVGRQTSQARAIGRVGDEEIFTVNAALGVRPTELEGQWAARPPVPPPDECPPRVLDSRHEASIMQRLDVRLADARPLDQLEGPSADGRSSLWARLEGLTSSTTTLAILGDFVPFGISQALGRWAGGTSLDNTIRMVRRVPTEWVHLDIRVQAVADGYGHGLVHLWAEDGTLLGTASQTAVVKHWRPDRR, encoded by the coding sequence ATGGACGGACTCAAGTTCCTCGGCCTCCAGCCGACCGACGACCCCAACGTCTGGTGCCTCCCGGTGGTGCCCGCCATCCTGAGCGGCGTCGGCGCCCTCTTCGGCGGGTGCGGGCTGGCCGCGGCCATGGAGGCCATGGAGGCGACCACCGGGCGGCAGACGATCTGGGCTACCGCGCAATACCTGTCGTTCGCCCGCCCTCCGGCCACGGTGAGCATCGAGGTGGTGGCCATGGTCGTCGGGCGCCAGACCAGCCAGGCTCGGGCCATCGGCCGGGTCGGCGACGAGGAGATCTTCACCGTCAACGCCGCCCTCGGCGTCCGCCCGACCGAGCTCGAGGGACAGTGGGCGGCCCGCCCGCCGGTGCCGCCGCCCGACGAGTGCCCGCCAAGGGTCCTCGATAGCCGCCACGAGGCCTCGATCATGCAGCGTCTCGACGTCCGCCTGGCCGACGCCCGGCCGCTGGACCAGCTGGAAGGCCCCAGCGCCGACGGCCGGTCGTCGCTCTGGGCCCGCCTGGAGGGTCTGACCTCGAGCACCACGACCCTGGCCATCCTCGGGGACTTCGTGCCCTTCGGCATCAGCCAGGCCCTCGGGCGATGGGCGGGCGGCACCAGCCTCGACAACACCATCCGCATGGTCCGGCGCGTGCCCACCGAGTGGGTGCACCTCGACATCCGGGTCCAAGCGGTGGCCGACGGGTACGGCCACGGATTGGTCCACCTGTGGGCCGAGGACGGCACCTTGTTGGGCACCGCCAGCCAGACGGCGGTGGTCAAGCACTGGCGCCCCGACCGGCGGTGA
- a CDS encoding AMP-binding protein, producing MNLAEVIDAPTAACPSRAALLIGDETWTYGDLGEAVAGGTARLTAEGVRPGQRVPVIAASSPLTLVAILAAARLGAAGAALNPQLTVDELGRLVELAGLAGLGVADSGHRDNLETALGARGTVLTEAELPDQGTGTPEPVGDGDDEALVLFTSGTTGLPKPVPMPHAVLTGRIRSWCGPFDASAPVAVRIMCVPMFHVGGLLGLLMSLYSGHTTVIQPRFDAGGWLDLVERHRVSAAFVVPTMLGRILDHPDFGRFDLGSLRALSYGAAPASPDLVARATEAMPHVAFSNVFGQTETLGAYTMLSPDDHRHPVRRTSVGRPLPGIQIRVVDQDSGEDAAPGAPGELWVMSDQNVVPGWLRTGDLARVDTDGYVFPVGRLSDTINRGGEKLGPIEVEEVLRAHPAVTDAAVAALPDADLGERVGAAVIVQGQVTIEALRAHCARHLARFKVPDTMVLVDSLPYDDLGKVRRRSLATMIAERSD from the coding sequence GACCTCGGCGAGGCGGTGGCCGGCGGCACCGCCCGCCTGACGGCGGAGGGCGTTCGTCCCGGCCAGCGCGTGCCCGTCATCGCCGCCAGCAGCCCGCTGACCCTCGTTGCCATCCTCGCCGCCGCCCGCCTGGGCGCGGCCGGCGCCGCCCTCAACCCGCAGCTGACCGTCGACGAGCTTGGCCGGTTGGTCGAGCTCGCCGGGCTCGCCGGGCTCGGCGTGGCCGACAGCGGGCACCGCGACAACCTCGAGACCGCGCTCGGCGCCCGTGGCACGGTGCTCACCGAGGCCGAGCTGCCCGACCAGGGGACGGGAACGCCGGAGCCCGTCGGCGACGGCGACGACGAGGCCCTGGTGTTGTTCACCAGCGGGACAACCGGGCTGCCCAAGCCGGTGCCCATGCCCCACGCCGTGCTGACTGGACGCATCCGGTCGTGGTGCGGTCCGTTCGACGCCAGCGCGCCGGTCGCCGTCCGCATCATGTGCGTGCCCATGTTCCACGTCGGGGGGCTGCTCGGTCTGCTCATGAGCCTGTACTCGGGGCACACCACGGTCATCCAGCCCCGGTTCGACGCCGGCGGCTGGCTCGACCTGGTCGAGCGTCACCGGGTGAGCGCCGCCTTCGTGGTGCCGACAATGCTCGGCCGCATCCTCGACCACCCCGACTTCGGCCGCTTCGACCTGGGGTCGCTGCGCGCGTTGTCCTACGGGGCGGCGCCGGCTTCGCCCGACCTCGTGGCCAGGGCGACCGAGGCCATGCCCCACGTCGCCTTCTCGAACGTCTTCGGCCAGACCGAGACGCTCGGCGCCTACACCATGCTCTCGCCCGACGATCACCGCCACCCGGTGCGCCGTACTTCCGTGGGCCGGCCCTTGCCCGGCATCCAGATCCGCGTCGTCGACCAGGACTCGGGCGAGGACGCCGCCCCCGGCGCACCGGGCGAGCTCTGGGTCATGTCGGACCAGAACGTCGTACCCGGATGGTTGCGGACCGGCGACCTGGCCCGGGTGGACACTGACGGGTACGTGTTCCCGGTCGGACGGCTGTCGGACACCATCAACCGGGGCGGGGAGAAGCTGGGGCCGATCGAGGTGGAAGAGGTGCTGCGGGCCCATCCCGCCGTGACCGACGCCGCCGTGGCCGCCCTCCCGGACGCCGACCTGGGCGAGCGCGTGGGTGCGGCAGTGATCGTGCAGGGGCAGGTGACGATCGAGGCGCTGCGGGCCCATTGTGCCCGACATCTGGCGCGCTTCAAGGTGCCCGACACGATGGTGCTCGTTGACAGCCTTCCGTACGACGACCTCGGAAAGGTACGTCGCCGGTCGCTGGCGACGATGATCGCCGAAAGGAGCGACTGA